The Corallococcus exiguus genome has a window encoding:
- the pilQ gene encoding type IV pilus secretin PilQ, which produces MLEQSAVTRGKWIMATAWAVVLASAKVYGADLNTLRDLQVSRTGAGAQVVVTGTRPPTFTVFRLSGPERLVVDLSSADATGIKGHHDGTGPVSGVVAAQFSDARASVGRVLVALDQASQYDVRAEGNRVVISVDGSPVAPAAATAQAPAEAKPAEPAPKAEPVQAVAAAPVKAAPAPVVEAMVAVVPEEGTSSKAAPSQAPGRENVVATEADEREVAHPAQRITRLSLEGESLRVAADGEIARFEVLELVDPPRLAVDVYGVGLSAKAPKVKGNLLKDVRVGAHEDKVRLVLVAKGDMPAYRVDRAERGLEVVLGSAVARKSKPSQPRDAVAETEPLRPQPLPVQESAKPQPAVAQAAPQLAVVEVKDLSFDESPSGGRVQLKLSGATAWKVDRPDPRSAVLTLENARLPKKLERSLDTSALDTPVKMISAFSVPGEGRKVRLVVAADGAIEENVTQGANSLSWRLDVQGVKTEEVAVTQRTAGFTAEAPAYAAEGAPQQARYRGKRVSFEFKDIDIQNLLRVIAEISKRNIVVADDVGGRVTIRLRNVPWDQALDLILRTKQLGQEQVGNIIRIAPLKTLEEEARLRQERKKSLQQQEDLLVSLVPVNYAVANDMSSRVKDVLSDRGTVTVDVRTNVLIIKDIRSNTEKARALVRSLDTQTPQVLIESRIVEASTNFSRNLGVQWGGQTRLSAASGNPTGLIFPSTVGVTGGAGGTAPGVPAQPNFAVNLPAAVGAGVGGAMGFAFGSAGGAVQLNLRLSAAESEGTVKTISSPKVTTLDNNTARISQGLSIPFSQTSAGGVNTTFVEARLSLEVTPHITQDGSILMSIQAQNNQPDPSNTGANGQPSIQRKEANTQVLVKDGDTTVIGGIYVRRGSTSAESVPFLSKIPVLGFFFRSTLETDERQELLIFITPRILNRQTIAQSL; this is translated from the coding sequence ATGCTCGAGCAGAGCGCTGTGACGAGGGGCAAGTGGATCATGGCGACCGCATGGGCGGTCGTCCTGGCAAGCGCCAAGGTGTACGGCGCGGATCTCAATACGCTGAGGGACCTGCAGGTGTCCCGGACGGGAGCCGGTGCCCAGGTCGTGGTGACCGGGACCCGGCCGCCCACCTTCACCGTCTTCCGGCTCAGTGGGCCGGAGCGGCTGGTGGTGGACCTGTCGTCCGCGGATGCCACCGGCATCAAGGGGCACCATGACGGCACCGGTCCGGTGTCCGGCGTGGTGGCCGCCCAGTTCTCCGACGCGCGCGCCAGCGTGGGCCGCGTGCTGGTGGCGCTCGACCAGGCCTCCCAGTACGACGTCCGCGCGGAAGGCAACCGCGTGGTCATCTCCGTGGACGGCTCTCCGGTGGCCCCCGCCGCCGCGACCGCCCAGGCTCCGGCTGAAGCGAAGCCGGCCGAGCCCGCGCCGAAGGCCGAGCCCGTGCAGGCGGTCGCCGCCGCGCCGGTGAAGGCCGCGCCCGCGCCCGTGGTGGAGGCGATGGTGGCGGTGGTGCCGGAGGAGGGGACGTCCTCCAAGGCCGCCCCGTCCCAGGCGCCGGGCCGTGAGAACGTCGTCGCCACGGAGGCGGATGAGCGCGAGGTGGCCCACCCGGCCCAGCGCATCACCCGGCTGTCCCTGGAAGGCGAGTCGCTGCGCGTCGCCGCCGACGGCGAGATCGCCCGCTTCGAGGTCCTGGAGCTGGTGGACCCGCCGCGCCTGGCCGTGGACGTGTACGGCGTGGGTCTGAGCGCGAAGGCGCCCAAGGTGAAGGGCAACCTGCTCAAGGACGTGCGCGTGGGCGCCCACGAGGACAAGGTGCGCCTGGTGCTCGTGGCCAAGGGCGACATGCCCGCCTACCGCGTGGACCGCGCCGAGCGTGGCCTGGAAGTCGTGCTGGGAAGCGCGGTGGCTCGCAAGTCCAAGCCCTCGCAGCCGCGTGACGCGGTGGCGGAGACGGAGCCCCTGCGCCCGCAGCCCCTGCCCGTGCAGGAGTCGGCGAAGCCGCAGCCCGCGGTGGCGCAGGCCGCGCCGCAGCTGGCGGTGGTGGAGGTCAAGGACCTGTCCTTCGACGAGAGCCCGTCGGGCGGCCGCGTGCAGCTGAAGCTGTCCGGCGCGACGGCGTGGAAGGTGGACCGGCCGGATCCGCGCAGCGCGGTGCTGACGCTGGAGAACGCGCGGCTGCCCAAGAAGCTGGAGCGCAGCCTGGACACCAGCGCGCTGGACACGCCGGTGAAGATGATCAGCGCCTTCAGCGTGCCGGGTGAGGGCCGCAAGGTTCGCCTGGTGGTCGCCGCGGACGGCGCCATCGAGGAGAACGTCACCCAGGGCGCCAACAGCCTGAGCTGGCGGCTGGACGTGCAGGGCGTGAAGACGGAGGAGGTGGCCGTCACCCAGCGCACCGCCGGCTTCACGGCGGAGGCCCCGGCGTACGCGGCGGAGGGCGCGCCCCAGCAGGCGCGCTACCGTGGCAAGCGCGTGTCCTTCGAGTTCAAGGACATCGACATCCAGAACCTGCTGCGCGTCATCGCGGAGATCTCCAAGCGCAATATCGTCGTGGCCGATGACGTGGGCGGCCGCGTGACCATCCGCCTGCGCAACGTGCCCTGGGACCAGGCGCTGGACCTCATCCTGCGCACCAAGCAACTGGGCCAGGAGCAGGTGGGCAACATCATCCGCATCGCGCCGCTGAAGACCCTGGAAGAGGAGGCGCGGCTGCGCCAGGAGCGCAAGAAGTCGCTGCAGCAGCAGGAGGACCTGCTGGTCAGCCTGGTGCCGGTGAACTACGCGGTGGCCAACGACATGTCGTCGCGCGTGAAGGACGTGCTCAGCGACCGTGGCACGGTGACGGTGGATGTGCGCACCAACGTGCTCATCATCAAGGACATCCGCTCCAACACGGAGAAGGCGCGCGCCCTGGTGCGCAGCCTGGATACCCAGACGCCGCAGGTTCTCATCGAGAGCCGCATCGTGGAGGCGAGCACCAACTTCAGCCGCAACCTGGGCGTGCAGTGGGGCGGTCAGACGCGTCTGTCGGCCGCGTCCGGCAACCCGACCGGCCTCATCTTCCCCAGCACCGTCGGTGTCACGGGCGGCGCGGGTGGCACGGCCCCGGGCGTTCCGGCCCAGCCGAACTTCGCGGTGAACCTGCCGGCGGCGGTGGGTGCGGGCGTCGGTGGCGCCATGGGCTTCGCCTTCGGCTCCGCGGGCGGCGCCGTGCAGCTCAACCTGCGCCTGTCCGCTGCGGAGTCCGAGGGCACGGTGAAGACCATCTCGTCGCCCAAGGTCACCACGCTGGACAACAACACGGCCCGCATCAGCCAGGGTCTGTCCATCCCGTTCAGCCAGACGTCGGCCGGCGGCGTGAACACGACCTTCGTGGAAGCGCGCCTGTCGCTGGAAGTCACGCCGCACATCACCCAGGACGGCAGCATCCTCATGTCCATCCAGGCGCAGAACAACCAGCCGGACCCGTCCAACACCGGTGCCAACGGCCAGCCGTCCATCCAGCGCAAGGAGGCCAACACCCAGGTCCTCGTGAAGGATGGCGACACCACGGTCATCGGCGGCATCTACGTGCGCCGCGGCAGCACCTCGGCTGAATCGGTGCCCTTCCTGTCGAAGATTCCCGTGCTCGGCTTCTTCTTCCGGAGCACCCTGGAGACGGATGAGCGGCAGGAACTGCTCATCTTCATCACGCCCCGCATCCTCAACCGGCAGACCATCGCGCAGAGCCTCTAA
- a CDS encoding roadblock/LC7 domain-containing protein, with product MAFRTHLEAVVNQVDGALACSVMGFDGISVETFQKDEATELDVSGTWVEYANLLTQLKNAAESLKTGTVTEVSVNSEKVLTVMRMLTPEYFLVLALRADGNFGKGRYVLRVTAPQVKAEL from the coding sequence ATGGCCTTCCGCACGCACCTTGAAGCGGTGGTGAACCAGGTGGACGGAGCCCTCGCGTGCAGCGTGATGGGCTTCGACGGCATCTCCGTGGAGACGTTCCAAAAGGACGAAGCCACGGAGCTGGACGTCTCCGGCACCTGGGTGGAGTACGCCAACCTGCTCACGCAGTTGAAGAACGCGGCCGAATCCCTGAAGACGGGCACCGTCACCGAGGTGTCCGTCAACAGCGAGAAGGTCCTCACCGTGATGCGCATGCTGACGCCGGAATACTTCCTGGTGTTGGCCCTGCGCGCGGACGGGAACTTCGGCAAGGGGCGCTATGTCCTGCGCGTCACCGCGCCGCAGGTGAAGGCGGAGTTGTAG
- a CDS encoding pilus assembly protein PilP yields MKTFKSTMTVAVMALTLSACEDTPKAPPPAPPKAAAPAPAPVAEKTEASAAPMFVYTYSPVGKRDPFRSPLEELGPVARDAPERACNEPLCVFDLDQLKLVAVVTGDASPLAMVEDPLGRGHIVRRNTRVGRQGGKVTQILRDSVTVTEVFTGAKGELISNPVSLQLKADGVKDPAYNLMTGKNWE; encoded by the coding sequence ATGAAGACGTTCAAGTCCACGATGACCGTTGCGGTGATGGCGCTGACCCTGTCCGCTTGTGAGGACACGCCCAAGGCCCCACCCCCTGCTCCCCCCAAGGCCGCCGCCCCCGCGCCGGCCCCAGTGGCGGAGAAGACCGAGGCGTCGGCGGCGCCAATGTTCGTCTACACCTACAGTCCGGTGGGCAAGCGGGATCCATTCCGCAGTCCTCTGGAGGAGCTCGGGCCGGTGGCGCGTGACGCACCGGAGCGGGCCTGCAATGAACCCCTGTGCGTGTTCGACCTCGACCAGCTCAAGCTGGTGGCGGTCGTCACGGGGGATGCCAGCCCACTGGCGATGGTCGAGGACCCCCTGGGTCGCGGCCACATCGTCCGGCGCAACACCCGCGTGGGGCGCCAGGGCGGCAAGGTCACACAGATTCTACGGGACTCGGTCACCGTCACCGAGGTCTTCACGGGCGCCAAGGGCGAGCTCATCAGCAATCCGGTGAGTCTCCAGCTCAAGGCGGATGGTGTGAAGGACCCCGCCTACAACCTGATGACGGGCAAGAACTGGGAGTAG
- the accB gene encoding acetyl-CoA carboxylase biotin carboxyl carrier protein → MATKRKATRPTVSSGAASGRDAGTTSLDVEALRQIVEILEASDVTRLVWTKGPEKLYIRRGHAPETTIVHHTAPSGPGVTVSPPVEYAAPAAPRMAPAAAPAAAATAPEKPAEKPGHQVTSPFVGTFYRTPAPDQPPFVDVGTVVRKGQVLCIVEAMKLMNEIESEVSGRIAEVLVENGRPVEFGQALFRIEPA, encoded by the coding sequence ATGGCAACGAAGCGCAAGGCAACCCGGCCGACCGTGTCCTCGGGCGCGGCCTCCGGGCGGGATGCGGGTACCACGTCGCTGGACGTGGAGGCCCTCCGGCAGATCGTCGAAATCCTGGAGGCCTCCGACGTCACCCGGTTGGTGTGGACGAAGGGCCCGGAGAAGCTCTACATCCGCCGCGGTCACGCGCCGGAGACGACCATCGTCCACCACACGGCGCCCTCGGGCCCCGGGGTGACGGTGTCGCCGCCGGTGGAGTACGCCGCTCCGGCCGCCCCGCGGATGGCGCCCGCCGCCGCGCCCGCGGCCGCCGCCACGGCGCCGGAGAAGCCCGCGGAGAAGCCGGGCCACCAGGTGACCAGCCCCTTCGTGGGGACGTTCTACCGGACCCCCGCGCCGGATCAGCCCCCGTTCGTGGACGTGGGCACGGTGGTGCGCAAGGGCCAGGTGCTCTGCATCGTGGAAGCGATGAAGTTGATGAACGAAATCGAGTCCGAGGTCTCCGGCCGCATCGCCGAAGTCCTCGTGGAGAACGGTCGCCCGGTGGAGTTCGGCCAGGCGCTGTTCCGCATCGAGCCGGCCTGA
- the accC gene encoding acetyl-CoA carboxylase biotin carboxylase subunit: MFKKVLVANRGEIALRVIRACRELGIATVAVHSTADANALHVRFADEAVCIGPPPSKESYLNVPQLLSAAEITRADAIHPGYGFLSENAEFAEVCENCKIRFIGPRPEMLRLMGNKVRARAAAREAGLPLLPGSPGVVKDPREAEAFAKEIGFPVILKAAAGGGGKGMKIVREPGVLAQAFSTAQAEALASFNNGDLYIERYVEKPRHIEIQIVADEHGNVIHLNERECSVQRRHQKLIEESPSPALTPELRQRMGEVSVAAMRKIRYNNVGTIEYLLDERGEFYFMEMNTRIQVEHPVTELVMGVDLVREQIRMAYGHPLRFKQEDVQIRGHAIECRVNAEDPVTFAPWPGKITGYSVPGGYGVRVDSAAYENYTVLPHYDSLLSKLIVHAEDRETAIRRMQRALSEYVVEGIRTNIPFHRAALAEESFQEGNYDTRFVERLLASETGSRRLKKAVEETP, encoded by the coding sequence GTGTTCAAGAAGGTTCTGGTCGCCAACCGCGGGGAGATTGCCCTGCGGGTCATCCGCGCATGCCGTGAGCTGGGCATCGCCACCGTGGCGGTGCACTCCACTGCTGACGCCAACGCGCTGCACGTGCGCTTCGCGGACGAGGCCGTCTGCATCGGGCCGCCTCCGTCCAAGGAGAGCTACCTCAACGTGCCGCAGCTGCTCTCCGCGGCGGAGATCACCCGCGCGGACGCCATCCACCCGGGCTACGGCTTCCTGTCGGAGAACGCCGAGTTCGCGGAGGTCTGCGAGAACTGCAAGATCCGCTTCATTGGCCCGCGCCCGGAGATGCTGCGGCTGATGGGCAACAAGGTGCGCGCGCGCGCCGCGGCCCGCGAGGCCGGCCTGCCGTTGCTCCCGGGCAGCCCCGGCGTGGTGAAGGATCCGCGCGAGGCGGAGGCCTTCGCGAAGGAGATTGGCTTCCCGGTCATCCTGAAGGCGGCGGCGGGCGGTGGCGGCAAGGGCATGAAGATCGTCCGCGAGCCGGGTGTGCTCGCGCAGGCGTTCTCCACCGCGCAGGCGGAGGCCCTGGCCAGCTTCAACAACGGCGACCTCTACATCGAGCGGTACGTGGAGAAGCCGCGCCACATCGAGATTCAAATCGTCGCGGACGAGCACGGGAATGTCATCCACCTCAACGAGCGTGAGTGCTCCGTGCAGCGGCGGCACCAGAAGCTCATCGAGGAGAGCCCATCCCCCGCGCTCACGCCGGAGCTGCGCCAGCGCATGGGCGAGGTGTCCGTCGCCGCGATGCGGAAGATCCGCTACAACAACGTGGGCACCATCGAGTACCTGCTCGACGAGCGCGGCGAGTTCTACTTCATGGAGATGAACACGCGCATCCAGGTGGAGCACCCCGTGACGGAGTTGGTCATGGGCGTGGACCTGGTCCGTGAGCAGATCCGCATGGCCTACGGGCACCCCCTGCGCTTCAAGCAGGAAGACGTGCAGATACGCGGGCACGCCATCGAGTGCCGCGTGAACGCGGAGGACCCCGTCACCTTCGCTCCGTGGCCGGGCAAGATTACGGGCTACAGCGTGCCGGGTGGCTACGGCGTGCGCGTGGACTCCGCCGCGTACGAGAACTACACGGTGCTGCCGCACTACGACAGCCTGTTGTCCAAGCTCATCGTGCACGCGGAGGACCGCGAGACGGCCATCCGCCGCATGCAGCGCGCGCTCTCCGAGTACGTCGTGGAGGGCATCCGCACCAACATCCCGTTCCACCGGGCCGCACTGGCGGAGGAGTCCTTCCAGGAGGGCAACTACGACACCCGCTTCGTGGAGCGCCTGCTGGCGAGCGAGACGGGTTCGCGCCGGCTCAAGAAGGCCGTGGAAGAGACACCGTAG
- the pilM gene encoding type IV pilus assembly protein PilM, whose protein sequence is MAKGKLALGLDIGSTSIKMIMLKEQRKRGEVGYALQSFGMKPLPPEAIVDGALMNSTAIVQAVQELMSELKVKGKDVAIGVSGHSVIIKKIQMPRMSQEELEESIQWEAEQYIPFDVKDVNIDTQILDGGGNDATGQMDVLLVAAKKDMINDYTTVVSEAGLAPVVVDVDAFAVQNMFSTNYELPDKETVVLINAGASVVNINIIANGVTVFTRDVTIGGNQFTEEIQKQLNVSYEEAEALKIGGNRADADAVVPQDVERVLSSVAEQVAGEIQRSLDFYAGTAADSNFTKVYLSGGTAKIPALFKTIEARTGVPVEILNPFRKIEVDNRKFDPAFIMDVAPMAAVAVGLALRRPGDKLG, encoded by the coding sequence ATGGCGAAGGGCAAACTGGCACTCGGGCTGGATATCGGGTCGACGTCGATCAAGATGATCATGCTCAAGGAGCAGCGCAAGCGCGGTGAAGTCGGCTACGCGCTCCAGAGCTTCGGAATGAAGCCGCTGCCTCCCGAGGCCATCGTGGACGGCGCGTTGATGAACTCCACGGCCATCGTCCAGGCCGTCCAGGAGCTGATGTCCGAGCTGAAGGTCAAGGGCAAGGACGTCGCCATCGGCGTGTCCGGCCACTCGGTCATCATCAAGAAGATCCAGATGCCCCGCATGAGCCAGGAAGAGCTCGAGGAGAGCATCCAGTGGGAGGCGGAGCAGTACATCCCCTTCGACGTGAAGGACGTGAACATCGACACGCAGATCCTGGACGGCGGCGGCAACGACGCCACCGGCCAGATGGACGTGCTGCTCGTCGCCGCCAAGAAGGACATGATCAACGACTACACCACCGTGGTCTCCGAGGCGGGCCTCGCTCCGGTGGTGGTGGACGTGGACGCGTTCGCCGTCCAGAACATGTTCTCCACGAACTACGAGCTGCCGGACAAGGAGACCGTCGTCCTCATCAACGCCGGCGCCTCCGTGGTGAACATCAACATCATCGCCAACGGCGTCACCGTCTTCACCCGTGACGTGACCATCGGCGGCAACCAGTTCACCGAAGAGATCCAGAAGCAGCTCAACGTCTCCTACGAGGAGGCGGAGGCGCTGAAGATCGGTGGCAACCGCGCGGACGCGGACGCCGTCGTGCCGCAGGACGTGGAGCGCGTGCTCTCCAGCGTGGCGGAGCAGGTGGCCGGTGAAATCCAGCGCTCGCTGGACTTCTACGCGGGCACCGCCGCGGACTCGAACTTCACCAAGGTCTACCTGTCCGGCGGCACCGCGAAGATCCCCGCGCTGTTCAAGACCATCGAGGCGCGTACCGGCGTGCCGGTGGAGATCCTCAACCCGTTCCGGAAGATCGAAGTGGACAACCGCAAGTTCGACCCCGCGTTCATCATGGACGTGGCGCCCATGGCCGCGGTGGCAGTGGGACTGGCGCTCCGGCGCCCGGGCGACAAGCTGGGCTGA
- the efp gene encoding elongation factor P, with product MAGYVDTSEFRNGLKILWEDKPYVIEYFQHVKPGKGSSFTRTKIRSLLDGRVLEPTLKSGDKVGTPDIESKDMQFLYVQGDEYHFMEKKTFEQTFLTKEGLGESVNFLKESLDVEILFWNGKAINVTLPNSVDLKVIKCDPGVRGDTVSGALKPATLETGYSVNVPLFINEGDVLKIDTREGGKYLTRVATGG from the coding sequence ATGGCCGGGTATGTCGATACGTCTGAATTCCGCAATGGTTTGAAGATCTTGTGGGAGGACAAGCCGTACGTCATCGAGTACTTCCAGCACGTCAAGCCTGGGAAGGGCTCCTCCTTCACCCGCACCAAGATCCGCAGCCTGCTGGACGGTCGCGTCCTGGAGCCCACGCTGAAGTCCGGCGACAAGGTGGGCACCCCGGACATCGAGTCCAAGGACATGCAGTTCCTGTATGTCCAGGGCGACGAGTACCACTTCATGGAGAAGAAGACCTTCGAGCAGACCTTCCTGACCAAGGAAGGCCTCGGGGAGTCGGTCAACTTCCTGAAGGAGAGCCTCGACGTCGAGATCCTCTTCTGGAACGGCAAGGCCATCAACGTGACGCTGCCGAACTCCGTGGACCTCAAGGTCATCAAGTGCGACCCGGGCGTGCGCGGCGACACCGTGTCCGGCGCCCTGAAGCCCGCCACGCTAGAGACCGGCTACAGCGTCAACGTGCCCCTGTTCATCAACGAGGGCGACGTGCTGAAGATCGACACGCGTGAAGGTGGCAAGTACCTCACCCGCGTGGCCACTGGCGGCTGA
- a CDS encoding PilN domain-containing protein, which produces MMIRINLLPVRAVKKREMGQQILALYAAVLIAAVAGNYFWYADRDGELQRANQGITQTRAKIAELEKVIGEVTNINARKTEVEKKLAVLDTLRKGRNGPVRMLDALSSSIPKKVWLKNFSEVSNKVTIDGSAVSHDEVAELMRGLGSMVWTPKGMGRLVDQGRTASKTSRVELFNTETAVVEEFSANEIKPFFGNVELSNAVQTRPTVANGPTVVDFKLTLTANYAI; this is translated from the coding sequence ATGATGATCCGAATCAACCTGCTGCCCGTCCGGGCGGTGAAGAAGCGGGAGATGGGCCAGCAGATCCTGGCCCTCTACGCCGCGGTCCTGATCGCCGCGGTGGCGGGTAACTACTTCTGGTACGCGGACCGCGACGGCGAACTGCAGCGCGCCAACCAGGGCATCACCCAGACGCGCGCGAAGATCGCGGAGCTGGAGAAGGTCATCGGCGAGGTGACCAACATCAACGCCCGCAAGACGGAAGTGGAGAAGAAGCTCGCGGTGCTGGACACGCTGCGCAAGGGCCGCAACGGGCCGGTGCGCATGCTGGACGCGCTCTCCTCGTCCATCCCCAAGAAGGTCTGGCTCAAGAACTTCTCGGAGGTGTCCAACAAGGTCACCATCGACGGTTCGGCCGTCAGCCACGACGAGGTCGCGGAGCTGATGCGCGGTCTGGGCAGCATGGTGTGGACGCCCAAGGGCATGGGGCGCCTGGTGGATCAGGGCCGCACGGCCAGCAAGACGTCGCGCGTGGAGCTCTTCAACACGGAGACCGCCGTCGTGGAGGAGTTCTCCGCGAATGAAATCAAGCCCTTCTTCGGCAACGTCGAACTGAGCAACGCCGTGCAGACCCGGCCCACCGTTGCCAACGGGCCGACGGTCGTCGACTTCAAGCTCACCCTCACCGCCAACTACGCCATCTGA
- a CDS encoding type IV pilus inner membrane component PilO, which yields MEKYLDQLAKAPPAAKFGGLAAIVVVLTVGNFFSFIQPTEENIARRATERRKLDQELAEKSEIAQNLNERRREMDVLEQKLAEALTELPERRDMEELLAQINDIGKKSGLEIARVEPGKEYVEGNEFFARIPIRMTVSGNYHEIAMFLQEMANMRRIVNVNNIKLDGATLKNEKVVLQSTFLATTFRFVDTKGAKSTDKKKSN from the coding sequence ATGGAAAAATATCTGGATCAACTCGCGAAGGCCCCCCCCGCGGCGAAGTTCGGCGGGCTCGCGGCCATCGTCGTCGTCTTGACCGTGGGCAACTTCTTCTCCTTCATCCAGCCCACGGAGGAGAACATCGCCCGCCGCGCGACGGAGCGCCGGAAGCTGGACCAGGAGCTCGCGGAGAAGAGCGAGATCGCCCAGAACCTCAACGAGCGCCGCCGTGAGATGGACGTGCTCGAGCAGAAGCTGGCGGAGGCCCTCACGGAGCTGCCGGAGCGGCGCGACATGGAAGAGCTGCTCGCGCAGATCAACGACATCGGCAAGAAGTCCGGTCTGGAGATCGCCCGCGTGGAGCCCGGCAAGGAGTACGTCGAGGGCAACGAGTTCTTCGCGCGCATCCCCATCCGGATGACGGTGAGCGGCAACTACCACGAGATCGCCATGTTCCTGCAGGAGATGGCGAACATGCGCCGCATCGTGAACGTCAACAACATCAAGCTCGATGGCGCGACCCTGAAGAACGAGAAGGTCGTCCTCCAGAGCACCTTCCTGGCGACGACGTTCCGGTTCGTCGACACGAAGGGCGCGAAGAGCACCGACAAGAAGAAGAGCAACTAG
- a CDS encoding putative periplasmic lipoprotein: MKPFLIAAALSLGLCSCSESTPVVQILQTIQPDESCSFNVGDTGIANGSLNLAYRNGYLLGLVVKSNYSSTPIDVNGVPLEPETDIGGSATAFVDTLKLSYASTPNISIPDGEVPYSATINPSSDANRLVVNLMTAEAATALRAALSGTATATVRVTAQFTGKFASGGKKFESNEIVFGIDVANGAGSLRTCATGEAPEVPEGPCGSGAGQDGQLPSCQPGPAAPIVGG, encoded by the coding sequence ATGAAGCCCTTCCTCATCGCGGCGGCCCTGTCGCTCGGGCTCTGCTCGTGCTCCGAAAGCACCCCCGTCGTCCAGATCCTCCAGACCATCCAGCCGGACGAGTCCTGCTCGTTCAACGTCGGCGATACCGGCATCGCGAATGGTTCGCTCAACCTGGCCTACCGGAACGGGTACCTGCTGGGGCTCGTCGTCAAGTCGAACTACTCGAGCACTCCCATCGACGTGAACGGCGTTCCGTTGGAGCCGGAGACCGACATCGGAGGCTCCGCCACCGCCTTCGTGGACACGCTGAAGCTGTCCTACGCCTCGACGCCGAACATCAGCATCCCCGACGGCGAGGTTCCCTACTCGGCGACCATCAATCCCTCGTCGGACGCGAACCGGCTGGTGGTCAACCTGATGACCGCGGAAGCCGCGACGGCCTTGCGGGCCGCCCTGTCCGGGACCGCGACGGCCACGGTGCGGGTCACCGCGCAGTTCACGGGCAAGTTCGCGTCGGGCGGCAAGAAGTTCGAGTCGAACGAGATCGTCTTCGGCATCGATGTCGCCAATGGGGCCGGCTCGCTTCGGACCTGCGCGACGGGTGAGGCCCCCGAGGTCCCGGAGGGCCCTTGTGGTTCGGGTGCCGGCCAGGATGGTCAACTTCCCTCGTGCCAGCCCGGGCCCGCGGCCCCGATCGTCGGGGGCTAG